In Bdellovibrio bacteriovorus, the following are encoded in one genomic region:
- a CDS encoding ABC transporter permease: MTGFLTIFQREIARFCKVLVQTIITPFVSSFLYLLIFGVSLGGQMAQHQGVSYLSFLIPGLMMMSLINNSFQNSSSSIVSSKFSGDLEDLRVAPVTDREIIWAMSLGSVVRGSLVAVITYIVGSLFMYYQDGHLLGIAHPLTTLFFLLVAGLTFGMIGISVAFWATTFDQLSAFSAFILLPLTYLGGVFLSIEHLHPFWQSVSKVNPLLYLINGLRFGILGVSDVNVWTAGIISLIGFIFFYVLAHISLKKGSFQRW, encoded by the coding sequence ATGACTGGATTTTTAACCATCTTTCAAAGAGAGATTGCGCGCTTTTGCAAAGTGTTGGTGCAAACGATCATCACGCCCTTTGTTTCAAGCTTCTTATATCTTTTAATCTTTGGCGTGTCTTTGGGCGGACAAATGGCGCAACACCAAGGGGTGAGCTATTTGTCATTCTTGATTCCGGGTCTTATGATGATGAGTTTGATTAATAACTCATTTCAAAATTCGTCTTCTTCGATTGTCTCGTCAAAATTTTCTGGCGACTTAGAGGATTTGCGCGTGGCTCCGGTGACCGACAGAGAAATCATCTGGGCCATGAGTCTGGGGTCGGTGGTCCGCGGATCTTTAGTGGCCGTGATCACATATATCGTAGGCTCGTTATTCATGTACTATCAAGATGGCCATCTTTTAGGCATCGCCCATCCCTTAACGACGTTGTTTTTCTTGCTAGTGGCGGGACTGACGTTTGGAATGATTGGTATCAGTGTTGCGTTCTGGGCAACGACCTTTGATCAGCTTTCGGCATTTTCGGCCTTTATTTTACTACCGTTAACGTATTTGGGCGGGGTGTTTCTTTCCATTGAACACTTGCATCCCTTTTGGCAGTCGGTTTCAAAAGTAAATCCGTTATTGTATCTGATTAACGGCCTGCGCTTTGGGATCCTGGGGGTCAGCGACGTGAACGTCTGGACGGCCGGGATTATATCCCTTATCGGCTTTATCTTTTTTTACGTCCTTGCTCACATCAGTTTGAAAAAAGGATCTTTCCAGCGTTGGTAG